AGCAGCCCGgcggggggatggaggggggggttGCACCCTAAAGGGGGATGCCCCGTGCCCGGAATAAGCCCCCGAGCCCCCGCCCTGACCTGCTCTCGTCTCCTTTCTCCGTGCGGCTCCAGGGCGCCCAGTACGAGCTGAAGGACGGCCCGGGAGTGCAGCACCCCGCCTTCCCGCACCACCACCCCGCCTTCTACCCCTACGGGCAGTACCAGTTCGGGGACCCGTCGCGGCCCAAGAACGCCACCCGCGAGAGCACCAGCACGCTCAAGGCCTGGCTGAACGAGCACCGCAAGAACCCCTACCCCACCAAGGGCGAGAAGATCATGCTGGCCATCATCACCAAGATGACCCTCACGCAGGTCTCTACCTGGTTCGCCAACGCCCGGAGGCGGCTCAAAAAGGAGAATAAAATGACCTGGGCCCCCCGCAGCCGTACGGACGAGGAGGGCAACTCCTACGGCAGCGACCACGAGGGGGAAGAGGACAAGCGGGAGGACGAGGAGGAGATCGACCTGGAGAACATCGACACCGAGAACATCGAGAGCCACAAGGACGAGCTGGAGGACGAGCTGCAGGACGCCGACCTCCTGCACTCAGACGCCAAGACGGACTCCGAGGGCTCCGACGGCTTCGAGGACCTGCCCGGCGCGGACGAGCGCTTCCTCAAGGCCGTGGAGCCGCACCCGGCCCCGCACCGGCACCCGCACCCGCCCGGCGAGCCCCTCCCGCTGCCCCCCGCGCCGCACCACCACCTCTCCTCGTCCTCCTCGTCCTCGGCCTCGTCCTCCCCCGCCTCGCCCCCGACAGACGCCAGCCTGGCCAGCACCGTGCCCAAGCCCAAGATCTGGTCCCTGGCGGAGACTGCCACCAGCCCGGATAACCCCCGCAAGTCCCCCGGGGGCGGCCGCGGCTCCTcgccccccgccgccgccccccagcccctgccgctGGCTCCTCCTCCCCCGGCCCCCCACAGACTCGTCTCGTCCTGCCCGCTGGGCAAGTTCCCCAACTGGACCAGCCGGGCGTTCCcggcccacccccaccccgccccgcacCCGCTCACCTTGCTCAACACCCCGCACCTCCTGGGACTCGGGGCGGGCCCCGGCGCAGCCTCGGGCGCTGCGGCCATCGCCGCCTTCTCCAGACCCGCAGACCAGGCGCAGAGCGCGGAGGCCGCCGGAACAGGTGATTGATTGATCGATCgctgcggggccgggccgggccgggcatcTCTTCGGCTGCTGAGCACGGGCAAACTCAGCTCAGGCCACGTCTCTTCTCCGCGGGCTTCCCGGGGCCGGAGCTGCGGCTTCTCGCCCCTGGGGCGAGAGGGAGGGGGCCGCTCACCCCCGCTCATTGAAagggccatgtggggggggggggtaaaggaGAGGAAAGGTTTCAACCCCTGGTGACTCCGCCACTAGCAGCCCGGCCTGGCTAGACAGATACCCgcctgctggctccctgcaccAGACGGGCTTTGCCAGGGGAGAGGCTTTTCTGCTTGCTTTTTTGTTAGCTCGGCGGCAGGGCCCAGGCccgggcagggctggctctggctgcGCGGTGCGTGTGGATGTTTTCAGGCCGGGGGTGCTGGGGCTCGGACTGGTGCGCTTGGCACGACGGGCTCGCTCCGGGTTTCACGTGCTAGGGCCAAGGCAGGCGGGGGCAGCGCCTTCTCTCCGGGCCTCACGGCCCCATGACCGCTTTTGatgtattttcttctctttttttgtcCTCACGACGTCATGTCAAAACCATGACTTTTCCACCAAGGGCGATCTTGGgctgcccttgctgcagcctcttggctgggaggctgggccaggaggCTTGCTCTAGTCCCTGTTACTTTCCTTGGCCGGTCCCTTCTCCAGCAAAGCCACCGCCTCCCCGATTTGCAGCTTGCTAAGCAACGCTCAATGGCTTTATTTAGggatggagagaaaaaaaacacagggGTTATAAAggaacactttttttcttctctttttagatCGATCTAGTGCCTTGGAAGTAGAGAAAAAGTTAATAAAGACAGCTTTCCAGCCAGTTCAGAGGCGGTAAGAGATTATTTCCTCAGTCTCCTAAGGACATACagatagacatatatatatatatatatatatatatatatatatatatattgagagagagagagagattgagagagagCTGTAgatgcttagatttttttttcctccactgttAGTTCCCTTTGCAGCACCCAGTCATAAAGAAGCAACTTTTATCTTCTACCAAGTGTGTGGTGATGGGGTGTTTCTCATCCTTTTGAAAGCACATTCACAGCTGACTTTGCAATTCAGTCTCCCAGACTTTGACAATGATTCCTTAGGAAATGCAAAGTTGCATTACACATTTCTTGACCgcttgtttttactttttttttaattgcacccCAGGTCAACGCTTCAAAAAGAGTGATCCCTGTCCTTTCTCTTAAATAGAGCAGGCAAACAAATCAGGCCTGGATAAATCCTTAGGAAGAATTTAAGAAACAGGGGAAATACTGGAAAGCTGGGAGGACATAAGCAACTTCAGAGCCTGATCCTGCCTGTCTTCCCCAGGCAAAGCTCCCGCTGAAATCAGTGACACTGTtgcctgaataaaaataaaagtatcgGGCTCACAATTTCACCATACAGCTTATTCAATTTGGGACAGCCACCATCTGAACGTTTTGGTATTTAGAAATTCTTTCTAATTGAGATGAGCAACCCCAAACCAAAGTTAAAGCTCATTGTGCCACCTAACCCTGACTAGAAAAACCTATTAAATATTTCTTCTGTGTCATTTTTTTCCAGGCCCCAGAACCAACTTGATGCAGCTATGGTTCTATCCGCGTTGTCATCATCATagttaatttttttattgttgttgtaaTGATTGTAAAAAAATCTGTATAGTTACAACTTGTAAGCATGTCcgtatattaaaattaaaaagaaaaaaaaaagaaaagaaaagaaaagaaaccgcTTCTGTACTCTCCTCTGAATTAGCTGAgtgtgtgaggtttttttttttttttttttttttttttggaagtccAGTGAGAATTAGGTGTCtcgaattttttttttgtatatacaGTAAAAAATGTACATATGTGTGAACCAAATTGTACAAGAAAGTATATATTTTTGGCTAATAAATAAACTGTTGCCACTTTGACTACACTCTCTTCTGCCACCAATGGACTTATTTTtcctgactctctctctctctctattttttaaaaattcaatgtaatagatatatatatatatttattttttttccggAGCGTTGAGCACTCGTCCAAGCCTGGGTTTCTTTGCCTGCTCCGAACTTGTACGGAGTTTTAGGCTCCGGGCAGCCGTGCGGGCACAAAGGCCCAGGGCTGGTAGAGAGGCGACAATGCGGGAGCGGGCAGAGGCTGCTCGGGCTCCGCCGCCTGGGCCCGGGGCAGCTCCCGGCTCCGCGCGGGGCAGCGCGCCCTGCGAGCGGCCGAGGCGGAGAAGCCGCCGCTGGGGAGGAAACAACCCTAGAGAAACGCCAGCACCGTCATCcgttgctgggctggggggaaggggaaaccgGCATCTTTGTGCTTGATCAGTGCTAGAAGGTCCCCGGACAGGTCCTTGCTGTGTCTTGTGCAGTCCAGATTAGGCCAGAGGGCCTGGCGCTGCTCGGCGGAGCGCGGGGCGGCCGCTCTCGCCTCGGACGCGATTGCTTGTGCTGCAATTGCTGCGGCCGCGGCCCTTCCCCGGCGAGCGCCACGGCCGAGGGCTGGCGGGGCCGGGGCGAGCCCAGGGCCCTGCTCAAACCTGGAGCCGGAGCGCCCTCTACGGGAGCAAAAGCCTGGCCCGGGCCGCAGGCGCCTTGCGGCTCGCACCTTCCCCGCCGCGCCTTGGGACAGCTCGGCTCGGCTCTTGCGAGGAGCTCCGGTCTCCCCCGCCGGACGGCCCAGGACTGCCGCAGCCGCTGTCGGGCAAAGGCAGCGGGCTCGGGACTTCCTCGTGTCCTGGGAGGAGCTGCCCCGGGCGCCTGGAGCCCCAGCCCCGTGGCAGGCGGGGAGCTGCGGCTGCCCCGCGGCCCCCgacgggagctgagcccggcgcGGGGAGGCTTCGGCCAGGGAAGCTTTGGCGCTCCTGCGAGCCGGGAGCCTTTCCTTCCCGGCCACTGCCCGGGCTGCTCAGGCGGGGcgcgggggcagcaggggctctgtgcCCGGGTGCCTGCTCTTGCTGCTTCGGGCGTTTCTCCGCGGCGCAGGTCTCCGCACACGGCGCtttcgggccgggccgggccgcaggTTGAGGTGCTCGGGCCGCGGGCACGAGGCTCCGCGCTTCCAGCTTCCAGCGCGGCGGGACAATCCAGGGCTGCGGGAGTCCCGGGCTGCTCGGCTCGGCGGCCGGGGAGCGGCAATAGTGTGCGCCGCCGCCCGCTCCCAGCCTCTTCAAGTCGATGCCATCCCCTGTCCCGGACTTTGGGGCAGAGTGTCCGAGCAGACATGCAGGAGAGCCGAGACTCCGCGAGGGATGCTGGCTTTGacggcaggggctgctggaaacgTGCCCAGTGCCAAGGAGTGGGGGGAGATCTCCAGGCCCAGCCTGGGATTTACTGGTTTACCTAATGTAAActaaactcagaaaaaaaaaaccccaggcagGAAGCTTTAAAATTAAAGAGCTGCAACTTTgcaacatccccccccccaccccccccccccccagctgccggtTAGTTGCAGCGTCGAAAACTTTTAGCTTCATTTCCTTGGCAAAGTGCTGAAAATTGGCCAGATCTGTAAGAGGTCAAACCGCTTAGAGTCACTTCAATTCTACCTGCCAGCTTGAGAGTGCTGGGAAAATCACTTCAGCAACCTGAAAGGAGCCAGGGCTTCAGAGGCAGAACTTCCTCCTGCATTTGTCTTTCCTCATTAAGAAAATTAAAGCAGACACATTCTGGAGCCTGACCCCTTTGCTTTTAGACTCAGTGAAATCACCACAATCAAATTAAAACCATCccaggattatttttttcttggtcAGTTATCTTCCAAAACTACTTCTGCACAATTATTGCAAGTTAAAAGCTGATGTTAAGGCAGTAATGAGGTGGAGCGGGGCTGCTTTGAAAATGACACCTTATGTTGGAACTCACATACCACCAAGATGACTTGGGCCTTGTGGGAAGAAAGGACAGCACAATGGAGTTTGGATCTTACTTCAATTCTCTCTAGATcttgtgtggtagagtttctctctctaccccttcccccccctgcaACAGTAGCAGAACTGTGGATCTGATAAATAAatagggtttctttttttaatttcattgacAGACCTCCCGAGGAGAAGGGTGCTGGGTGCTATGAGGCAAAGAGTTAAAATGAAGTTAAAGTACAAACAGAAGCACATAGCTGACATGCTTCAAGTTTAGACAGTACAGGATATGCaaatgtgcaggggtgtgcagtaTTGACATTTTGAGGTCATAGTGATAGGAATGTATTATTTATAGGATTTGGTTGCAGTAGGCCGATAAACTACATTTTAAATCCTAGACGTTTGTAagtgataagatttttttttcatgctgtgaTTAGTATTCTAACTGTCAGGCATGCATTACTGCTATGGGTTGATTATaccctgtttgtgtgtgtgtatgtgtctgcatgcacacatgcacagatccCTGGTATGGTGTTAATGgagctggctctggctccacagAGACAGGTGGAAGGGATCTTGAGAGTTAGGCAGTTTGCAATCTCTGCTTCATTGCCTTCCCCCTGGCTTCCCATTTGAAAATGTCCTCCCTGAGCATGGATTGGCCTAGAAACAGGTTTTCTTCTTGCATCCCCTGCTATGTAACCCTGGCTCTAATGCCATTCTAGCTCTGCTCCCCCCCCTTAGTTACTGCACAAGGGGGAATCTCTCTTGGGTGGGAACAGACAGTAGAGGTTGGATCTTACCGAAATCACTCCCAGTTGCTGCATTTTTGCCTAGCTTTCCTGGGTAACCTTCTTGCTAGGAAAAGCTTAATGTGTAAAAGGGGAGGGATGGGTGGGAGATagacctcccccctgcccccactctttCCTCGGACACTAGGGGGTTCTACCTATATTAAAACCATGAAAATGTCCACACTATGAATAGACAGATACTTCAAGGGGTAGAAAATAAGGATACGTCAAATAAAATTAGGGTCTTGCTATCCCTCCTGTCCCCTTGGCTACTCCTGCTCAAGCCCTaggctcccttcttccctccaacCTCTTAACCACTCAATCTGGCCAGCTGGTTGAGTGGGTTTCAGGAATCAGAAGAGCACCCCTTAATGGCTGTTGGACGAAGCTGGGACTTCCTGGAGGTGGGAGTTCTATTATTGAGTGCATGGGATGGGCAGGTCAGGAGCAGTCCTTAGGCCTGCCTAGCCTTCCTAAATGGGAAGGCAACTCCAATGAATTTTTCAAGGAAATATTTTGCTGTGTATGCACTGAACTGAGACATTCAAAATCCCACTCATATTTTTGGAAACTGCCCTTACTCAGACTGTCACAGCTTGACAGCCTCACTGGATCCCCAGCCAGGCCTGCCTGAGACAGCTTAGCaaggcctctctctctttctcttggctGCTCTTTTCCTGTCTAATCAATTATCTTCCTAGCTAGTCCTTCTCAAAGGTGAGAGCTCATTATGCATATTCATAAATCACAGCTCCCAGACCTGACACTGATTGATGTAATCATCTCTTGCTCACTCCCTTTCTCCATGGGGCCAGGGTGGAGGAAGTGCTACTACAAGGAGATGGCAAGATTATTAGACTTCCAAGTCGTCAAAGCAACTTCTAACTGGACCTGTTAGAACCGAGTTTGCAAGTTTAGCAGGCTTTGTAAGGCTCCCTGTTTATTGCAGCTAAATTGGCTTTTGATAAATGAAGAGAAAGCTTGTCTGAACCATGTTATATCAGTGTGTTGTCTTTAGCGTAGTTAGACATTTTTacagacagaaagaaaatgaTAGAAAAGATGATAAAAGACAAATCTTTTTCCCAGTCAAGAATCAGAATttgctataaaataaaaataaaaccttttgtGTTAGCTTGCAGCTTGCTTTTATATTTCTTGGATAGCTCAAGCTATTTTGCCTCAGTAGGGAATAATACATTCTCTTGCAGCATGTTCTCACgtcaaatattaatattaaaatataggATAACCATCCTTAATATTAAATTTGCAGCTATTTTTCTTTGGATAAATtggacaaactttaaaaagaaaaacaatgttgAATTAAATAAGTTTTTGCTTCACTGGTTTTTCAGACTAATGGGCTCCTTTGGACGGTTCTTACAGGCTCTCAAGGTATTATTATTTCTCTTATCTGTGATTTGTTTCAACATTCAAGATGCCATTCAGATTATGCAGTTTGCCTGCATGTTTAATatttacactttttaaaatactcttTCTATGACTTTGATCAGAAATATAAATGCAACAAAGTAATAATGCAAAATATATGCCCTGGAAACCAAAACAAGATACAAATCAAAGTGAGCCCTAATCAAGTACTTTTTGAAAGTGTTATCTTCCTTGTTAACAAATGGCTATAAGAAAATTAAGGCTTATGGCCTGCTTGTATTTTATCTAAGAAAACCAATAAAGATATCAGAGGTTCTTTATTTTATGTGTTTGAACAAAAAGCAGAATAATGAGGAACATGCACCTTATAAGGCTTCATTTGCTTTATGGATGTTAACCCTTTACTTTAACAATGAAATCGTCTGCATCCGCAGAATGGGGGAGAGAATATGCAGTTATCTGCATTAAGAATCTTGGGTTTAAAAGTATTTTGCTTACAGTCAAGACAACATCTTTTATTACATGCTGAAATTGGAACAAAGCAACAATGGCTGCTTGCTAACTATGCATGTCCAACAGGCCTCTTTACTATTCAGCAAATGGAAGATATTAAACAACATTTTGCTTAAAGGTACACTGAGGCCATTTCCATTAGGACATGGTGTCATTCATTTATTCACATGTTAAGTGGATGTCCTTGTGGCTAATGAGTAATAATCAACAGTGACTCCACTTTATTCCTTTGCTCCCAGCAATGTTAAATACTCTGATGGAGTCTCTTTGCTGACACACAAGAGAATATGGTTAAAAAGTGCTAAAGGACATTCTCAGTAGAGAGCAGCCACATACAAACACACTGGAAATAGCACTTTT
Above is a genomic segment from Alligator mississippiensis isolate rAllMis1 chromosome 10, rAllMis1, whole genome shotgun sequence containing:
- the IRX3 gene encoding iroquois-class homeodomain protein IRX-3 isoform X1 translates to MSFPQLGYQYIRPIYPSDRQGSGGSRSGTELTPSGALSNVLSSMYGAPYAAAAAAQGYGAFLPYTAELPIFPQLGAQYELKDGPGVQHPAFPHHHPAFYPYGQYQFGDPSRPKNATRESTSTLKAWLNEHRKNPYPTKGEKIMLAIITKMTLTQVSTWFANARRRLKKENKMTWAPRSRTDEEGNSYGSDHEGEEDKREDEEEIDLENIDTENIESHKDELEDELQDADLLHSDAKTDSEGSDGFEDLPGADERFLKAVEPHPAPHRHPHPPGEPLPLPPAPHHHLSSSSSSSASSSPASPPTDASLASTVPKPKIWSLAETATSPDNPRKSPGGGRGSSPPAAAPQPLPLAPPPPAPHRLVSSCPLGKFPNWTSRAFPAHPHPAPHPLTLLNTPHLLGLGAGPGAASGAAAIAAFSRPADQAQSAEAAGTDRSSALEVEKKLIKTAFQPVQRRPQNQLDAAMVLSALSSS
- the IRX3 gene encoding iroquois-class homeodomain protein IRX-3 isoform X2, with translation MSFPQLGYQYIRPIYPSDRQGSGGSRSGTELTPSGALSNVLSSMYGAPYAAAAAAQGYGAFLPYTAELPIFPQLGAQYELKDGPGVQHPAFPHHHPAFYPYGQYQFGDPSRPKNATRESTSTLKAWLNEHRKNPYPTKGEKIMLAIITKMTLTQVSTWFANARRRLKKENKMTWAPRSRTDEEGNSYGSDHEGEEDKREDEEEIDLENIDTENIESHKDELEDELQDADLLHSDAKTDSEGSDGFEDLPGADERFLKAVEPHPAPHRHPHPPGEPLPLPPAPHHHLSSSSSSSASSSPASPPTDASLASTVPKPKIWSLAETATSPDNPRKSPGGGRGSSPPAAAPQPLPLAPPPPAPHRLVSSCPLGKFPNWTSRAFPAHPHPAPHPLTLLNTPHLLGLGAGPGAASGAAAIAAFSRPADQAQSAEAAGTGPRTNLMQLWFYPRCHHHS